CCGCAGGCACGCAGGAGGAGGCGAAAACCGGGCACAGCCCCAGGAGCGCGGCGGGGGCTTCCGCCATACGGGGTAAAACCGCCCCACGCCGGACCCGGGAACCGGCGCGCGTCTGGTTGCGCTGGGTGGCGGGTGCACTATCGGGTGACGCGCGAAAAGGGGGTTCAACCCGACTCGGAGTGCCGAGAGCATGacggagaggaagagagaaagatggaCAGAGGACGGAAGGAGGGAAGTTCGCCGGAGGGGCGAGACGGAGGACAACGTTGGCCAGGGGGTGCAGAGGAGAACGGAGGGCGCGAACGCGAGCGGCGAAGATAGTGTGGGAGGGAAGGTTGGAGAGAGCGCGACGGGGGTGGCGGTGGCGATGGTTCTCGGGTGGTGCCGGTAGTGGAGGGTAAACGGAGGGaaggcggcggtggcggtggcggcggcgacggcggtgaACATAAAATCCCTCGCACATGCCTGGTGCATTCATTAGGGGGGATGTGCCCGTGCAGCGTACACGTCGACCTGCATCCACGCCACCCTCTCTCGCGCCTTCTCTCGGTGCCACCCCTGGCCTCAGTCGCGCTCCGCGGCCAACTTAGTGCACACGCCACTCCGTTGCTTCTCCCCGACGGACTCGCTGCTTGCCGCTGCTCCGTTGCTTCTCACTGCGCCGTGAccgtcctcgtcgtcgccgAAGGGTTGCATCGTCGCGCGCGCATCAGCCACTCTCTATCGTCCGTGACGTACGGCCGACGACAAACGAGTTCCCGCGTCTCGAGTTCGGTGTGATCCGCAGATAATTGTATTGACGTGCGTCACGCGTCGTTTCTCGAGTCTCTCGAGTCTCGAGTCTCGAGTCTCGATCTCGTGGATCTCGTGCACGCGAAACAACAGACGATGGCCGCTACGAGCTGAAAGAATTCCGCGTGCGTACGTAAAGAGTTACCGCGTACGAGTGCGAGACTGATCTCTGTAAACCCGAGTGCGCGAAAGTAAACATACACGCCGCGGGAGACTTCGGTGAGACACACCGAGAGCGGAAGTCCGGCTCTACTTCCGGAGGGGAAGCGCAAGAGGAACTTGACTGCTCGCAGTCGTCTTCGCAGAAGATCGTCCGCGGAAGATCGTCCaccctcttctctctcctgTTCTTCAGCAGCGGCGCCCGAGGAAGATTACGTACGACGACGGCACGGTCCTACGCGCCGCCGGAGGCTGCGGGATTTCATGTTCACGAATTTCAGTAGACCAGGTAACGATGCGCCCGAGACCAGGCGGCGATGTCAAGCTGCACGTCGGAATCGGCGCCTCGGAATCGCGTTTTATCCCGCGCTGCCGTGGCGGGACGCGCCGCGCCGTTGTTTACCGCGACGGATTGGGAAAGGGCGGGAACGCCGCTACGTcgcggggggggaggggggattTTATCGATCGCGCGATCGACGGCGACACGCGCGTTTCCACCGCGTCCGACTTCTCCCGCGGCGGCAAAGGGTGGGCGGGAAATCGAGCGGAGGACGGAGAGACGACGAAGGTACCATCCTGCGTCACGACGTCGCGTTACATCATCCGCGGCTTCGTCCGAAATTACTCGCCGCGAAGCGCTCGCAGCTCGTTTTTCCCCTCGCTAGCACGCTACTTTCCGGGCTGAGAGGCGCTGCGAATAAATTTGTACGGATGTAGAGAATCTGTACGCGCGACACATATTCGGAATGGCGCTTGACCGCGCTACGCAAATAAACAGAACCACGCGGAATGTTTTCGgaagataaagagaaaattcGACAGCGTGTGATCGTCGACTCGAGGAAAAGTAATGACGAACCGTCCCGGGAAAACAAAACGACCGCTATACAATTAATATCGATTAATTGCTCttgataatttgttttattgctAATGCAGTCATCGTTGCGAAATCGAATGGGACGTTAGCTCGATAATTCATATCACACGGATTCTCGCGTTTACTTGGCGAATCGCGGAAGCTGCTTGCGGGCAGGTGCAAGGATGCGGTGATTTGGGTTGGGAAGGCACGGATTCGAATTTCCATATTTTCGCTATTCATTCGCGCGAGTATTATTACTGGGCCGCAGTAAAGGGTGCATGGGTATTCCCGATGAAATATGCCGCACTTTCGAGGAACGTGTCTCGCGAGGCCTTATCTCGCGTTTCCGCTTTCTCGTCCAAGCCGGAACGATTGATAGAGCAAAACTTTACATAGCGATAGGGCACAACcgctaaaatttaatatctcgaACATAAATCTTACTTCCGCATTCACACTGAATGAGTTTTCGAAAAATGTGTCgatattaagatatttcaTTTCGTCACTCTTGATTGAGacgacattaataaaataatcaatgataaaaaaagatttatataaaataacatattgtgAAGAGTTATACaaaaaggagaagaaaaaacATATCCGTTCTAAAAGTATGAGAACGAATATTGCTAAGAATATTCAAACCTAACTGTTATTACATATtagttttttgcattttaactTTACGTAGTAAAAATTGACATTTCCAACGTCCAAATGTCCAAGCGCGGAAACTGTCGGAAAATAAAACTGATGATGGGTTGAGTCTTttcttaatgtaaatttaaaaatttcaccgTCGTGGATGTTCCTGTTTGAGCGGCGGCAATTATAGCGTCGCCCTTTCgaaagtaatatatttgacGATCGGCATGCGGGAGATATCGTCATCGATCCATCGCGATTAATTTCTGCGCGGATGTGCCCCCGGATAGCCGCGCGATTCATAGCGCGTTAATTACGGATGCGGCGGACCGTTACGAATGCTAACCGACTAATTCCGGTTTCGTATTTCAGCATTAGCCACATTTTTCCCATGCGTCGCGGCTGCACTGGTACACATACTTACGCACTTACACGCCGTATACATTCACACGTGTGGTTAGAGCCGGGCACGACTCTGCGTCgagcttaatttttaatctgccGCCGTCGAGAAATAATCCGCCActtattatgcaaatttaatcgTGCGTTTATCGCGAGGCGCGCTAATCGCAGATAACTTTCCCGCTCAACATCACCGTCGCGGTGGGCGTCCATTCCTTTTTATTTCCGGCGCGACAAAGAGCACCTCGGGCCGCTTTGTTTTCCCGGCGCGGCGGATACGCCCGTGTTTAATTCCCTCTGCGAACCTTCCCCGACGCGGCGCGACCATTATGCCGTCGATGTAGTGGTCGTGGTTGCGCGCGTCTTTCAAGTTTGGGCACCGATTCAGCTCGTGGCAACTTGCTGCCAAACAACGCACCTACCCAATCAGCGAGAATTGGTGAGAGACCCGGGCCTTTCGCGATCTTCCTTTCTAACGCGCGAAAGaaaggaggggggggagagattTATCTAACACCGAGAAATATCAGACGAGAACCTTGTTCCCGCGAGCTGTCCAAGTACGAGGACGTACGTCGGGAAGATCACTCGGAGATTCTGGGTCGATTCGGGAGGCCGGGTACCTCGCGGAACGAGGAGTCGAGTAACTCTTCGTGATGGTTTCTCTCGacgggagagagagacgggTACTCCCGGGTGAGCTTAGTTCTCCAAAGTTTTCCGACTCCCATCACCTCCTCGAGGGCAGTTACTTGGGAACGTCTCAAAGTGTTTCTATTATTCGGAGCGCCACTCGGTCTCACGAGTCATTCGTGCGGGGGAGGATATTTCGGAGCGAGATGCGTTCGCCTACGCTGCGAGGTCGAAGCGTgttcgtcgcgtcgcgtcgcgtcgcgtcgtcgtgACGTTCGCGTGACACGTACAAGTAGTTCGACGTACGCCGGTGACGTTCGCTTTCGCGAGGGAAACGTCGGAGTTCGTTTGAAGATCCCCCCCTCGGCGCTCAAAGCGTGTCCGCCCGTCCGCCCTTCGTCCCGCGCTTCGACTGCATTGTGGTCGGGGAAAATGCATGCCCGAGTGCAGCGGCGCGTCCTTTATCGGCGTCCTACATAGAGCTTTTTCCACCGTTATCGCCGTTGTTTGCGTCACGAACTCGAACTTCCAATTCCTAATCGATTTGCGCCGTCGAGCGGGAATCTCGAAAGGTGAAAGGAGACAGGACGTTGGTTGTCCCTTTAACGTTTTGCATTTGAAAGACACGGAGAAAGCGAAGAAAAGAACGAAAAAAAGACAAGGAGAATCGAGTAGCTtctatttttctacattttcacCGTTCGCGGAAGcggtaaaatttatttttttatacctcgCGATCTGTACCTTGCTCAAACAGAAATCGAACGGCTCAGTCAAATAGtcgatgtaaaaaaaaaacaaaaaaaaacagtcaAATGGTCGATGTGAAAAACGGGGACACGCTGTCCGAGATCGCGTGCAAAGATCTACGCACGAAGATCTACCCGTCGAAGATCACCTAGGGACACATCCGGAAGATAAAATGGTGCTGATGCGCCGCGTATCCCGCGCCGGAAACGACTTTTTCCGGCGCGCGGGTCGCTGCGGTTGCGGCAACATCGATCGTCGATGCATTTCGACGGCTCGAACGCCGTTTCCGGTGCCAAACGGCCAAGGTCGGCCCAGCTTAATCGCGGGATGGATGATCGCGGCGATTCACACGCCGAGGACACACGCAGGTCTGTTTCCCAAGAAAACAGAAAGTATTTTATCTTAAGCCGCGAGGAGAGAGGAGTAATTTGCCACGAGAATATATTAGATGTGTTAAACATATCGTGTGGGCTATATTGGAATGTGCATGTGAAGATGGTAAAATTACGTATACGCAACGTCAATTGATAAGTTATGCAGGTTAAAATATGATAGGATAAGACATCTATCTTAGATCGATATTTCCTGTAAAATTTGAATGTTGACCGGgggttttattaaaatatcaaatttgttCTCCAAACTCCATCGGCTTATAGTCGCGCTGCTTATCAAAATATGAGTTGGATGAACTTGTCCATTGTTGAATGTCGCATTGTCTCGACGGACTTAAGCTCATTAAAGAGCGGGATCCTCGCGGATTCGCTTAATGAAGAAGTGCTTTGCACGGTGGAGCTAATTATCTAGTCCTTATGAAAGTTCgtatgttattattaagacGGTCCAAAGAGAATCTTTCTATCAGAGTGTCTTCTCAGCGCGCGGGTTTAGTTTAGTTTAATAAATGCGGAGAGAGGGAAGTCTGCGCGACGTGTAATTAAACGGCCTCTCGTATAATCGGGCTCACAGTCACGGGGTAATTACTCGCTGTCGGATTCAGTCGATTTACACATACTACAGCAGATCTCGTGCCTCGGTTTCTAAAATCTCTcgcaacaaataatataatgatttattaattattgtaattattacacaGATTTGTGCATGGAATATAAATCTTGCGAGAcactaaaattgtttttattcaaatgccgagtttttttttttttaatttttttcagcgaCGAAAcgattctttattatttttcttctatctCTTCTTCGTCGAGACTGAATCGAGTGCTTGCAGGAATCGTTGGAAGTTTCCCGGAAACAGACGACGTTTCCACCAACATAACGCTGACACGTTGCAGTTTAAATTGTTAGCCGAGAACCAGGCATGTAGTTTTGCACATGCcgcgtatatatatgcacGTACATATGCACGTCGTATGTCCCAGGAGCTCTTTAAACGCAATATTATTCAGTATCTTTCGGGCCGAGCGGGTAAACGTAGATGCAGCTTTGCGTCGCATTCCGTTGCTATGTACATTCCGACGATTAATATCTCATTTAAGGGAAAACGGGAAATTACAAAACCGGGACACAATTAGAACATGTCCGTGATTGCGAAATGAATTCTGTCCCGGTCAGGCCAGCTGCCGTATTTCGTAATGTAGCGGAAACCCGGATTCGAATTTAAACGACATATATTGCGTCGCGTACTGCGGCAATTTTAtcgcaaatgtaattaattaggtGTCTTTCAGCGCCGCGTTGCGCGACATTATTTTACGGGAAAAACGGACGAAAAAAGATACGGGAGTATTGAATCCTCCGTTTACATCCAGCGTTTATCGCATCACCGTTTTGACATATGGGCATTTTATATATCGCATTTCTATCTTTGAGCGGGATACGTCCGTGAAACATAATTTTCAGCAACGTCGATGAAAGCGCAGATTAAATCTGTTAACAGCCGCCCGAAGCTTGTAAATCCGCGTTGGAAACCTCGGTCGAGGAGATTTTCCAATTTTCCCCGGTGCCTATTGATTTCGCGGGGATAACACGATTATCGTTCGGTGAGAGACCAGAAGGGGGAGAGCCAAATTAATATCAGAAACTCTCCGTGATTTGCGCGAATTATCGTTTATTACTGCCAAATGAAGCTAAAGCAGCTCCACGCGGGTGTATAGCGATTTTCCGCGAAATGGAATACGCATGGAAAACGCGATTTCACGGTATTTTCTCATCACCGTGTCTAGCACTGTTCGATGCCATGCAACTCTTTCGACAATTACTTTCGACATTAGCACACGAGCCATGCAATTCTTTCGACAATTACGGCGGCGCTGGATGGAAAGACTAAGAGTGAAGAGTCGAAACGAACGcgtatgatttttttctcgcACCGTTAAGCTCCAACGTTTAACTCCAAATGGATGAATACCGTGAGAATATCCTTTTCTATACAACGCATCGCGTTGTACCTCGACGACTGATATTCAAGCCAGCCGCACTCTCTCGAGAATCCCGATTTTAATCCGCATTTTTAGTTGTGACGAGCGTAGCCTTGTTCATTAGCAAGAGAAAAACGACGTAAAAGAAACAGGCAATTGTTAGCAGCAATTCCTTTTCTATCTTCAGTACATTAACTTTGCAcacatataaaacatttgtctttgtatcatatatatcataaaatgaaTAGGTATAcaggaaaaaattaatgtgaatttaacaattattgtctcatatataaataagaactttaatttttctaaaaggacttaataattttaaacagacATGATTTgcttacttaaaaaaattcgatatatacagttttatttaaaaaaatatattcttaatataataataatttttataaaacaaaagaaagaatattggaggagaaataataatttttttaaaccaagtacaattttttattattattactatcaaagtgattatattatatgtgtgtatttttgttttagataagtattatatcataatgagaaaagaaataagatattctaatattttattaaaatttaagattatgaaattattgtaattttttcaacactaatttttaacaactaCTAATTTTGACAAGATAGTGGCAacaaataattgcatttaaaaataacgtatCTTGttagatgttaaaaaaaaatatatacctttttattaagttattttaaattaattttgatatattttttcttttttgcaattaatttaatttaaatatctttgaaacaaacttaataatttaaaatcagtaaaagattattcttttatacatatttaaaaaattaatctttattaagaAGATTATGATTTCATTGAGGaataagtttcttgaaaaaagaAGGCTGCAGAAACAaatgaaaatgataatttaatttccgtTATCCTTTAATGTTACtcatattttagtaatttagTGTACATAACACCTCGCAAACAAAGTTTTCTAACTAATGAACATATGCGCTAAATTGAGTGTCGGACCATGGTGAGAGCATAGACGAAATTAAGTTACTAAATTGAGGTAGCCACTTGAAAATGTGCATCAACTTTGAATATAGCAACCGCTTTATTTACTCTTCAGATTGTACGCTACCAAAATCCTACGCAAATTTGAGAAACTATGATTTAgagattataattatgattactattattagattgtaattatcaaattatcgTTATGGGCTCATGGAAAACAGATAAGATAATAACATCTGCCTCGATAGATTTATCCAAGCTCTATTGTGACTAACGCGCAATCGTTTATCGATAATAGAGAAGATTAATTGTTTCTCAATATTTGTcatttgtcattattttaaaaattttgtcttgACACAGTAGATAGATAGACAgacgtttaattttttattaaactataattatatggaatattttttttgtacaaagacGCTAAacaaatgacaaaataatggaaaatattttaaattatcatttacGTCATTCAATTACATTGATTACCAAAATCTAGTATTTTGACCCGTGCATATCTGTCGGATGTTGTCTGATTAAACggggaataaataaataaataaatgatgagAAATAATTAGGCGTAGACTCGGTCGCGTTTGAATAGTGCGCGTTGGCGCGCCATATCGTCTGTCTGACGTAACGAAAGCGTGCGTTATTTGGGAAATAAGAAGGCCGGCACGTCGTGCAGATCGATATGGCGGGTCGCGGCGGGCGAATTCTCCATATTCCGGCGCGATACATTTCGCGCGGAACACGCCGCGTTATCGGCGCGCACCGGTGTCCGCGGCAACCCGAACGCAGTCGGAGAGAAGACGCGGCGTGCGCCTAACCGCGTTTGAATCCGAGCGCCCTTCGCGCCATTCCCCGCGGCAGATGCACGAAGgtcaaaagtattttaaaaataaggcCGTAGGCATTGGTAGATTGGTATGGCAGTGGACGTTAAGGGTCGGGTGGCGTTGTAATGGCAAAAAGTTTGCGAGAGGTGAGTAATCGAGAGACGTGGAGTTTCGGGGAGCGATATCACGCGCGACGAGTGATACGCGACGGCGTAGCCTGCGTAGGATCCGCGTGAGTAAAGCGGTGCGCGTAGCTAATACGAGTGGCTAGAAAATCGGGCATCAACACAATCGCGTTTTCGCGAGGAGGCTCGTGGAGAGGCTAGACGAGAGCACGGCCGACAATGGCGCCCAAGCCTCGCGAATATTGACATTACCAAAAACATCACCTCCGAATATATCGGATTATTATCGTGTATACGTGGGTGGCACGTACTACGTCGCAATTAGCGATCTAACCTCGCAGGTGGCTCGTCCCGTGGCCCATCGCGTAGAAATCCGCGCGCGGGTTGCTTCGCTCCGCTGTTAAGGTTATgcgaaaaaatgttttctgcACGTATAGTAGCGCGGCGTGAACCCTGAAGGGTTTTACAGTTATACTGCAATGTGGCACATTTGCAGAAGCGCGGAGGACGTTGTGTGGGCCTAGAGAGCCGCGATTTAATCTGCGGGGAGATATTGTCAGGACGTTAGGAGAGTGCGCGTGGAGAAAGTGTGTGAGTTAGCGCTTTTTAAGGGTTAGGGAATCACATTACATGGTATAGCcagggtgagagagagagagagaaagagagaaagaataagAGTGTGTAtgtctgtgcgagagagagaaaaagagagcatAGTTTTATGTAGACAAGATTAGACCAACTAGTTTGGTTGTAGGGTCGGGATTGGAGATAGACAAAATGGACCAGCAGTATTGTCTACGGTGGAATAATCATCCAGCCAACCTCACTGACGTTCTCAGCTCGCTGCTCGCCAGAGAGGCACTCTGCGATGTGACCCTGGCTTGTGTCGGAGAGACCTTCAAGGCGCACCAGACCATACTCTCCGCATGCAGTCCGTACTTCGAGAGTATTTTCCTGCAAAACACCCATCCCCATCCAATTATATTCCTCAAGGATGTTAATGACACGGAAATGAAGGCGTTGCTGCACTTTATGTACAAGGGCGAAGTCAATGTTAGTCAGCATCTGCTACCGATGTTCCTTAAAACAGCGGAGGCATTGCAGATCAGAGGCCTCACCGATAATAGTGTAAATAACAAGACGGAGGACAAGTGTCCCTCACCAGATCCAGAAACGCAAACTGGAGTCAGGCATAGCGATTCGCCTAACCTTCAGTCTCATCatgaaaagaggaaaagaaagaattcaGGCAGCTACGACGTTTCCCTTTCTGGCCCACCTAGCGAAAGATTCTTGTCCGACTCTCAGGTACATAGATGTCGTACTCATTTCTTCTCTTCTGTAATTGTATCACAAGATTGGTGacatttatatcatattttatttataacatatgtatacaGTTATCATAACTTGTTATATTAGAACTTGATTGAGAAAATTTATACAGAAATgagcaacataaatattttttctgaaagttttatacaaatttatcattttttgttgACATTATAGGATATCTCTCTTTGgatacaagttttattttatctgctatatttttaacactatatttttgtgtatcaACTTTACAAAATAACATGATTTTTGTTCATATACCAGTAAATTTGTGTTAATGGTTAAAAATTCTGTTTAACTGTGGTCTCGtacatcatttttattatcaatgaaTTACACATGTGCTTGTGATTGCACAGCTTTCCAAATAACTTATAACCTTGAAGAGTTTAGGCCCAACGCTATTACCTGCTGTATAATTCATGAGACAGATACCATTATCAGAAATGCTTTCTCTATCTTTTCACACATTTTGACATAAGAATCATGTATTTAGAAAGAGATGTAATCTACCTACTCCAAGTATCAAGTGGAATTTGATTACAAATATGCAATAGTAAacattattcaacaaaaaatttatcagttatatgaataattttttttaattaaaagaagtaATCTACTGatgaattttatatctttctttgTTTAAGAAACGAATTCTTTGtcaattcttaaaaatcatcgatgcaagaaataaaaattaaaaaaaaaattgattaattgttTTCAGACATCCTCGCAGTGTAGTTACAAATCAAGTCCTCCTGTGATTCCAAAGCTAAATAATGCCCTGGGAGTTGAGATGGAAGATGGTGGTCGACCCATGTCTCCTGCTTCACAACCGCAGGCTCCTATTAAACAAGAGGTGGATCACCATTTGTCCGACTTCCATGACAATATCTCCCTCCCTGTAAGTAATTTTCGATGTTTATGCATTTCATATTTTAGAGCTTTGATTAATCGGATTTCTTTCTACTTTATATTCCACACCCATAAATCTTACACATGTGTATCCACTGTGCTTTTATCTGCGAATACACTTCTTTAATGTAGTGCAAAATACTAACTttgtttaaactttttaactttgc
This DNA window, taken from Monomorium pharaonis isolate MP-MQ-018 chromosome 6, ASM1337386v2, whole genome shotgun sequence, encodes the following:
- the LOC105831496 gene encoding zinc finger and BTB domain-containing protein 6 isoform X10 — encoded protein: MFTNFSRPGSGLEIDKMDQQYCLRWNNHPANLTDVLSSLLAREALCDVTLACVGETFKAHQTILSACSPYFESIFLQNTHPHPIIFLKDVNDTEMKALLHFMYKGEVNVSQHLLPMFLKTAEALQIRGLTDNSVNNKTEDKCPSPDPETQTGVRHSDSPNLQSHHEKRKRKNSGSYDVSLSGPPSERFLSDSQTSSQCSYKSSPPVIPKLNNALGVEMEDGGRPMSPASQPQAPIKQEVDHHLSDFHDNISLPGHPVGLIGEDGGATTGALSDGVQGIESSEHHNPPEMLDGLDGSKAWHMRLTFDRVPGGCNLHRCKLCGKVVTHIRNHYHVHFPGRFECPLCRATYTRSDNLRTHFKFKHPEARKIDLNDFMAGSLALSTSNDTMNTLS
- the LOC105831496 gene encoding zinc finger and BTB domain-containing protein 6 isoform X6; protein product: MVLMRRVSRAGNDFFRRAGRCGCGNIDRRCISTARTPFPVPNGQGRPSLIAGWMIAAIHTPRTHAGSGLEIDKMDQQYCLRWNNHPANLTDVLSSLLAREALCDVTLACVGETFKAHQTILSACSPYFESIFLQNTHPHPIIFLKDVNDTEMKALLHFMYKGEVNVSQHLLPMFLKTAEALQIRGLTDNSVNNKTEDKCPSPDPETQTGVRHSDSPNLQSHHEKRKRKNSGSYDVSLSGPPSERFLSDSQTSSQCSYKSSPPVIPKLNNALGVEMEDGGRPMSPASQPQAPIKQEVDHHLSDFHDNISLPGHPVGLIGEDGGATTGALSDGVQGIESSEHHNPPEMLDGLDGSKAWHMRLTFDRVPGGCNLHRCKLCGKVVTHIRNHYHVHFPGRFECPLCRATYTRSDNLRTHFKFKHPEARKIDLNDFMAGSLALSTSNDTMNTLS
- the LOC105831496 gene encoding zinc finger and BTB domain-containing protein 18 isoform X1, coding for MVLMRRVSRAGNDFFRRAGRCGCGNIDRRCISTARTPFPVPNGQGRPSLIAGWMIAAIHTPRTHAGSGLEIDKMDQQYCLRWNNHPANLTDVLSSLLAREALCDVTLACVGETFKAHQTILSACSPYFESIFLQNTHPHPIIFLKDVNDTEMKALLHFMYKGEVNVSQHLLPMFLKTAEALQIRGLTDNSVNNKTEDKCPSPDPETQTGVRHSDSPNLQSHHEKRKRKNSGSYDVSLSGPPSERFLSDSQTSSQCSYKSSPPVIPKLNNALGVEMEDGGRPMSPASQPQAPIKQEVDHHLSDFHDNISLPTGMEWEVQRDGKSDKTMDVQNMTSNRPDSAAVQVSRESAIMAGGSLYVDMSGIASELPGNSQNPLSQAVPTNTHYPYKSNTINQTQSYESLPEYSTGVKTFESDMHRSLQINPESGLSVIQSTMCANLQRSTSQGRKAGRFKPGWLDMYSWLQYDARLNLMFCKYCRKWSESIPEIRTSFAAGNGNFRLEIVNHHDKCKAHNLCVTKESEAKKSYAYTTKTC
- the LOC105831496 gene encoding hypermethylated in cancer 2 protein isoform X3, yielding MFTNFSRPGSGLEIDKMDQQYCLRWNNHPANLTDVLSSLLAREALCDVTLACVGETFKAHQTILSACSPYFESIFLQNTHPHPIIFLKDVNDTEMKALLHFMYKGEVNVSQHLLPMFLKTAEALQIRGLTDNSVNNKTEDKCPSPDPETQTGVRHSDSPNLQSHHEKRKRKNSGSYDVSLSGPPSERFLSDSQTSSQCSYKSSPPVIPKLNNALGVEMEDGGRPMSPASQPQAPIKQEVDHHLSDFHDNISLPTGMEWEVQRDGKSDKTMDVQNMTSNRPDSAAVQVSRESAIMAGGSLYVDMSGIASELPGNSQNPLSQAVPTNTHYPYKSNTINQTQSYESLPEYSTGVKTFESDMHRSLQINPESGLSVIQSTMCANLQRSTSQGRKAGRFKPGWLDMYSWLQYDARLNLMFCKYCRKWSESIPEIRTSFAAGNGNFRLEIVNHHDKCKAHNLCVTKESEAKKSYAYTTKTC
- the LOC105831496 gene encoding zinc finger and BTB domain-containing protein 6 isoform X8; this encodes MVLMRRVSRAGNDFFRRAGRCGCGNIDRRCISTARTPFPVPNGQGRPSLIAGWMIAAIHTPRTHAGSGLEIDKMDQQYCLRWNNHPANLTDVLSSLLAREALCDVTLACVGETFKAHQTILSACSPYFESIFLQNTHPHPIIFLKDVNDTEMKALLHFMYKGEVNVSQHLLPMFLKTAEALQIRGLTDNSVNNKTEDKCPSPDPETQTGVRHSDSPNLQSHHEKRKRKNSGSYDVSLSGPPSERFLSDSQTSSQCSYKSSPPVIPKLNNALGVEMEDGGRPMSPASQPQAPIKQEVDHHLSDFHDNISLPGHPVGLIGEDGGATTGALSDGVQGIESSEHHNPPEMLDGLDELKNWRISQIFERQSNNDERRRCSLCGKVVTNVRNHYYVHFPGKYACPLCPAVYTRSDTLLTHTRTKHAHAQ
- the LOC105831496 gene encoding zinc finger and BTB domain-containing protein 6 isoform X7 codes for the protein MVLMRRVSRAGNDFFRRAGRCGCGNIDRRCISTARTPFPVPNGQGRPSLIAGWMIAAIHTPRTHAGSGLEIDKMDQQYCLRWNNHPANLTDVLSSLLAREALCDVTLACVGETFKAHQTILSACSPYFESIFLQNTHPHPIIFLKDVNDTEMKALLHFMYKGEVNVSQHLLPMFLKTAEALQIRGLTDNSVNNKTEDKCPSPDPETQTGVRHSDSPNLQSHHEKRKRKNSGSYDVSLSGPPSERFLSDSQTSSQCSYKSSPPVIPKLNNALGVEMEDGGRPMSPASQPQAPIKQEVDHHLSDFHDNISLPGHPVGLIGEDGGATTGALSDGVQGIESSEHHNPPEMLDGLDGSMPSVPVGLSYHEMFAVSLNSPALWRCRACGKQVTNRWHHFHIHTAQRSLCPYCPATYSRIDTLRSHIRTKHREMLFAGKGSL
- the LOC105831496 gene encoding zinc finger and BTB domain-containing protein 6 isoform X5; this encodes MVLMRRVSRAGNDFFRRAGRCGCGNIDRRCISTARTPFPVPNGQGRPSLIAGWMIAAIHTPRTHAGSGLEIDKMDQQYCLRWNNHPANLTDVLSSLLAREALCDVTLACVGETFKAHQTILSACSPYFESIFLQNTHPHPIIFLKDVNDTEMKALLHFMYKGEVNVSQHLLPMFLKTAEALQIRGLTDNSVNNKTEDKCPSPDPETQTGVRHSDSPNLQSHHEKRKRKNSGSYDVSLSGPPSERFLSDSQTSSQCSYKSSPPVIPKLNNALGVEMEDGGRPMSPASQPQAPIKQEVDHHLSDFHDNISLPGHPVGLIGEDGGATTGALSDGVQGIESSEHHNPPEMLDGLDGTTRTCKKEKDISKDSHNKLGHSQIGMECCKLCGKSVANIKKHMKSHNPDKHVCHICMMSLTRSDNLKRHIKLKHGAREGTFASSFLRMEHKHFLAKSEPGYLT
- the LOC105831496 gene encoding sex determination protein fruitless isoform X11 codes for the protein MFTNFSRPGSGLEIDKMDQQYCLRWNNHPANLTDVLSSLLAREALCDVTLACVGETFKAHQTILSACSPYFESIFLQNTHPHPIIFLKDVNDTEMKALLHFMYKGEVNVSQHLLPMFLKTAEALQIRGLTDNSVNNKTEDKCPSPDPETQTGVRHSDSPNLQSHHEKRKRKNSGSYDVSLSGPPSERFLSDSQTSSQCSYKSSPPVIPKLNNALGVEMEDGGRPMSPASQPQAPIKQEVDHHLSDFHDNISLPGHPVGLIGEDGGATTGALSDGVQGIESSEHHNPPEMLDGLDGSMPSVPVGLSYHEMFAVSLNSPALWRCRACGKQVTNRWHHFHIHTAQRSLCPYCPATYSRIDTLRSHIRTKHREMLFAGKGSL